One genomic segment of Isachenkonia alkalipeptolytica includes these proteins:
- a CDS encoding aminotransferase class I/II-fold pyridoxal phosphate-dependent enzyme — protein MSTPLLKTLEALKKENRISFHTPGHKKGNAFEIFGDGGIQGNLYQYDTTEVFGTDQLQDPSGVLEKSRQWTADIFQGSQAYYLVNGSSAGVLAMILSQTRPGEEILLPRDVHQSVIHALILGDLTPRFIPPEIDPLYKIPKGTTLEKVQWGLEKHPNCKGVLLTHPNYYGRGSQLQEIRDLTKARGKILWVDQAHGAHLGLHSDLPQSGVEAGADLTVMSFHKTLPAMTQSAVLFAGGDLVDRDRLQEQLNIHQSSSPSYILMASIEQAAALYRQEGRERMKALLEGMDRLEKKFQNLKLFQLDRAPGKDRTKIWIHTENSGLSGEEVETWIRDKQGIDLELSLPQGVLALASIGNREKDLEKLYLAFEELEKTLYNKGKMENSVKHTPGKPPTESFYRETEKKLPIREAFYRTKERVSINKSLHRRAGSAVTPYPPGIPLILPGEIITRGHIDKLVELRDKKTKVNGLKEGKILVVTEE, from the coding sequence ATGAGCACCCCGCTGCTTAAAACCTTAGAAGCCTTAAAAAAAGAGAATCGAATTTCCTTTCATACCCCGGGACATAAGAAGGGCAACGCTTTTGAGATTTTCGGGGACGGAGGGATTCAAGGGAATCTCTATCAATATGACACCACCGAGGTGTTCGGTACCGATCAGCTCCAGGATCCCTCCGGGGTGCTGGAAAAATCCCGGCAGTGGACCGCCGATATTTTCCAAGGCTCCCAGGCCTATTATCTTGTCAACGGCTCCAGCGCCGGGGTTCTCGCCATGATCCTGTCCCAAACCAGGCCCGGGGAGGAAATTCTGCTTCCCCGGGACGTTCATCAATCAGTGATCCACGCTTTAATTCTCGGGGATTTGACGCCGCGGTTCATTCCGCCGGAAATAGACCCTCTGTATAAAATCCCCAAGGGAACCACATTGGAAAAAGTACAGTGGGGCCTGGAAAAGCACCCCAATTGCAAAGGGGTGCTACTCACCCATCCTAATTACTACGGCAGAGGGTCACAGCTTCAGGAAATCCGTGACCTCACGAAAGCCCGGGGGAAAATCCTTTGGGTGGACCAAGCCCACGGGGCCCATTTGGGTCTTCACAGCGACCTTCCCCAGTCCGGGGTGGAGGCGGGGGCCGACCTGACGGTGATGAGTTTTCATAAAACCCTCCCCGCCATGACCCAAAGCGCCGTCCTCTTTGCCGGGGGAGACCTTGTGGACCGGGACCGCTTACAGGAACAGCTAAACATCCACCAAAGCTCGAGTCCTTCCTATATTCTAATGGCCTCCATTGAACAGGCGGCAGCCCTGTACCGACAGGAGGGGAGAGAAAGGATGAAAGCCCTCTTGGAGGGAATGGACCGTTTGGAAAAGAAGTTTCAAAACCTGAAGCTTTTTCAACTGGACCGGGCGCCGGGAAAGGACCGGACCAAGATTTGGATCCATACGGAAAACAGCGGACTTTCAGGAGAGGAAGTGGAGACCTGGATTCGAGACAAACAGGGCATCGATCTGGAGCTTTCCCTGCCTCAGGGGGTGTTGGCCCTGGCTTCCATAGGAAATCGAGAAAAAGATTTGGAAAAACTGTATTTAGCCTTTGAGGAACTGGAAAAAACATTATATAATAAGGGAAAGATGGAAAATTCCGTGAAGCATACCCCCGGGAAACCTCCGACGGAAAGCTTTTACCGGGAGACGGAAAAAAAACTCCCCATAAGAGAGGCCTTTTACAGGACCAAAGAAAGGGTATCAATTAATAAGAGCCTGCACCGAAGGGCGGGCAGCGCCGTCACCCCTTATCCTCCGGGAATTCCCTTGATTCTTCCCGGAGAGATTATTACCCGGGGGCATATCGATAAACTTGTGGAATTAAGGGATAAGAAAACCAAGGTGAATGGATTGAAAGAAGGAAAAATTTTAGTTGTAACCGAGGAGTGA
- a CDS encoding TVP38/TMEM64 family protein, producing MTGKNRSIGIIAGVMIFFVLYLIDRLGIIGIQPDVDSIRALIEEGGMWSIIVFLFICMFRQLFFLPTTVVYISGGLIFGPLLGSLYSVTGHTVNIFLAYVVGLRFKESIRRFISVKYVEKLRKAKKQGSFKPLFAMRVTPGFPVDPISFGAGFVEMNFNIYFLASVLGSVPKIVVYSYLGQRLENIFAMETILALGSLLILALIPYLFKNGQEAL from the coding sequence ATGACGGGAAAAAATAGATCCATAGGAATCATCGCCGGGGTAATGATCTTTTTCGTGCTATACCTCATCGACCGGCTGGGAATCATAGGAATTCAACCGGACGTAGACAGCATCCGGGCTTTAATTGAAGAAGGGGGGATGTGGAGCATCATCGTTTTCCTCTTCATCTGTATGTTCCGTCAACTTTTTTTCTTGCCCACAACGGTGGTCTATATCAGCGGCGGTCTGATCTTCGGTCCTTTGCTGGGATCCCTTTATTCGGTTACCGGACATACGGTAAACATCTTCCTTGCCTACGTTGTAGGCCTGCGTTTTAAAGAGAGCATCCGGCGGTTTATCAGTGTAAAATATGTGGAAAAACTCCGAAAGGCAAAGAAACAGGGATCCTTCAAACCCCTTTTTGCCATGCGGGTCACCCCCGGATTTCCCGTGGACCCCATCAGCTTTGGTGCGGGATTTGTGGAGATGAATTTTAACATCTATTTTTTGGCAAGCGTTCTAGGATCCGTACCGAAAATTGTGGTCTACAGCTATTTAGGTCAGCGGCTGGAGAACATATTCGCCATGGAAACCATACTTGCCCTGGGCTCTTTACTGATTTTAGCCCTGATACCCTACCTTTTTAAAAACGGACAGGAAGCTCTATAG
- a CDS encoding sensor histidine kinase: MKGSSIFTKLFTAFMVLTLLLIGGVWFVQNQFLEEYYYQRTIENQEERGRELLTDIQPLEEIDEELQSFLEQQSRILGTEIALFSLEGETLYETGTRGHMPMMNHGRGREVLGEEELTQLQEEGVLSLRETEDPHRGGMARRMQETDTLYTYVSREGLILRLQTTLNPIQQGIQLTQDFYLWILLFGGLLAFLLSFLFSRRIARPIEDLTEVAGEMSRMNFEVRYTGEEKGEIGELGNTLNHLTKALQETIDQLEQELEKEKNLKKLRREFIARVSHELKTPIAVIKGYSEALEDGIYQSPREREGYVKIIQEESLKMDHMLREILDLSRLETRHMELKEEALEIQPYTQKIIEKLKGIDTEKKLILRNELKDPKTLIKGDAYRLEQIVSNFIKNALEHSEGSEVEVRLREEEKSQGPARIRMEIKNPGNPLSQEEQEKIWESFYKREEKKGSGLGLSIAAGLLKLMNSNFGTYNEPPGVVFYFTLEKLKK, encoded by the coding sequence ATGAAGGGATCCAGTATTTTTACAAAACTCTTTACCGCTTTTATGGTTCTTACCCTGCTCTTAATCGGCGGGGTGTGGTTTGTGCAAAACCAGTTCCTGGAAGAATATTACTATCAGCGGACCATCGAGAACCAGGAAGAAAGGGGAAGGGAGCTACTTACGGACATTCAGCCCCTGGAGGAAATAGATGAGGAGTTACAGAGCTTTTTGGAACAACAAAGTCGGATCCTGGGTACGGAAATAGCCCTTTTTTCCCTGGAGGGAGAAACCCTTTATGAAACCGGTACCCGGGGGCATATGCCCATGATGAATCATGGAAGAGGAAGGGAGGTGCTAGGAGAAGAAGAGTTGACACAGCTGCAGGAAGAAGGAGTCCTCTCCCTACGGGAAACCGAAGATCCTCACCGGGGAGGAATGGCCCGGCGGATGCAGGAAACCGATACCCTGTATACCTATGTGTCAAGGGAGGGGCTGATCCTCCGTCTGCAAACAACTCTGAATCCTATCCAACAGGGGATTCAGTTAACCCAGGATTTTTATCTGTGGATTCTTCTCTTCGGGGGGCTCCTGGCTTTTTTGCTGTCCTTTCTTTTCTCCCGGAGGATCGCCCGGCCCATCGAGGACCTTACGGAAGTGGCGGGGGAAATGAGTCGGATGAACTTTGAAGTGCGGTATACAGGAGAAGAAAAAGGGGAAATCGGCGAGCTGGGCAATACCCTGAACCATCTGACAAAGGCCCTGCAGGAGACCATCGACCAGCTAGAACAGGAGCTGGAGAAGGAAAAAAACCTGAAAAAGCTCCGCCGGGAGTTTATCGCCCGGGTCTCCCATGAACTGAAGACCCCCATCGCCGTGATCAAAGGGTATTCGGAAGCCCTGGAGGACGGAATTTACCAAAGTCCCCGGGAACGGGAGGGGTATGTGAAAATCATCCAGGAGGAAAGCTTGAAAATGGATCACATGCTCCGGGAAATCTTGGATCTTTCCCGATTGGAAACCCGTCACATGGAGTTGAAGGAAGAGGCGTTGGAGATCCAACCCTACACACAAAAAATCATAGAAAAGCTTAAGGGAATTGATACGGAAAAGAAACTGATCCTAAGAAATGAATTGAAGGATCCGAAAACCTTGATCAAGGGAGACGCCTATCGTCTCGAGCAGATTGTAAGCAACTTTATCAAAAATGCCCTGGAGCACAGCGAAGGATCCGAAGTGGAAGTTCGATTAAGGGAAGAGGAAAAATCTCAGGGGCCGGCAAGGATCCGAATGGAAATCAAAAACCCCGGGAATCCCCTGTCCCAAGAGGAGCAGGAAAAGATTTGGGAAAGTTTTTATAAACGGGAAGAAAAAAAAGGCAGCGGTCTCGGTCTTTCCATTGCCGCCGGATTGTTAAAGCTGATGAACAGCAATTTCGGAACCTACAACGAACCTCCGGGGGTGGTGTTTTATTTCACCCTGGAAAAGTTGAAAAAATAA
- a CDS encoding response regulator transcription factor — MTGKKILIAEDEKKIRELLSLYLKKEGFNVYEAKNGREALERFDREVFDVLVLDVMMPEYDGWSVLKRVRKTSSLPVLMLTAREEEEDKLFGFELGVDDYVTKPFSVKEVVARVKALLKRGGESSREGSLTYRELTVDAREHEARIGKEKLPLTLKEFDLLTLFLENKNQALSREQILDRVWGFDYYGDLRTVDTHVKRLRRKMGELGDRITTVRGVGYRLEEEE, encoded by the coding sequence GTGACGGGAAAAAAAATATTGATCGCCGAGGATGAGAAAAAAATCCGGGAACTTCTAAGCCTCTATTTGAAAAAGGAAGGCTTTAACGTATATGAAGCGAAAAATGGAAGGGAAGCCCTGGAGCGTTTTGATAGGGAAGTCTTTGATGTGTTGGTACTGGATGTGATGATGCCCGAATATGACGGATGGTCGGTACTGAAAAGAGTCCGGAAAACCAGCAGCCTGCCGGTACTGATGCTTACCGCAAGGGAAGAGGAGGAGGATAAACTCTTCGGTTTCGAATTGGGGGTGGATGATTACGTAACCAAACCCTTCAGTGTAAAAGAGGTGGTGGCCCGGGTCAAAGCCCTGCTGAAGCGGGGAGGGGAAAGCTCCCGGGAGGGGAGCCTTACCTATCGGGAACTGACCGTGGATGCAAGGGAACATGAGGCGCGGATCGGAAAGGAAAAGCTACCTCTTACCCTGAAGGAATTTGATTTGCTGACCCTTTTTCTGGAAAACAAAAATCAAGCCTTGAGCCGTGAACAGATTTTAGACCGGGTTTGGGGTTTTGATTATTACGGGGATCTTCGAACCGTGGATACCCACGTTAAAAGGCTCCGCAGGAAAATGGGAGAACTGGGGGATCGGATCACCACTGTGCGGGGCGTCGGTTATCGCTTGGAGGAGGAGGAATAA